A genomic stretch from Mycobacterium malmoense includes:
- the pta gene encoding phosphate acetyltransferase, with the protein MSAIYIAAPEPETGKSTIALGLLHRLAATVARVGVFRPITRAGEDRDYILELLLAHTTAGLSYEQCVGVTYQQLHADSDAAIASIVDTYHAVAQACDAVVIVGSDYTDVARPAELSINARIAVNLGAPVLLTVSGKGRTPSEIASVVQVCLAELIAQHAHTAAVVANRCEPAEVGAIRERLDDALPAFAQRSYVLPEEPLLSAPTVTELEEAVNGTPVSGEASLREREVMGVLVAGMTADHVVERLSDGVAVITPGDRSDVVLAVASAHAAEGFPSLSCIVLNGGFELHPSIAALVSGLRLRLPIVATTLGTYDTARAAAAARGRVTASSQRKIDTALELMDRYVDITDLLAQLAIPIPTVTTPQMFTYQLQLRARSDRKHIVLPEGHDDRILRSAGRLLQRGVADLTILGDEARIRLRSAELGVSLDDAKVIDPHTSELRHQFADQYAQLRKAKGVTAEHAREVMRDATYFGTMQVYNGMVDGMVSGAAHTTAHTVRPAFEIIKTAPDVSTVSSIFFMCLPDRVLVYGDCAIIPNPTTEQLADIAISSARTAAQFGVEPRVAMLSYSTGDSGAGADVDKVRAATELVRRRAPKLLVEGPIQYDAAIEPTVAATKLRGSSVAGRATVLIFPDLNTGNNTYKAVQRSAGAIAIGPVLQGLRKPVNDLSRGALIEDIVNTVAITAIQAQGIRD; encoded by the coding sequence GTGTCGGCGATCTACATCGCCGCGCCCGAGCCGGAGACCGGCAAGTCGACCATCGCGCTGGGCCTGCTGCACCGACTGGCCGCGACGGTCGCCAGGGTGGGCGTGTTCCGGCCCATTACGCGGGCAGGCGAGGACCGCGACTACATCCTGGAACTCCTGCTGGCGCACACCACCGCGGGGTTGTCCTACGAGCAGTGCGTCGGCGTGACCTACCAGCAGCTGCACGCCGACAGCGACGCCGCGATCGCCAGCATCGTCGACACCTATCACGCGGTGGCTCAGGCCTGCGACGCGGTGGTGATCGTCGGCAGCGACTACACCGACGTCGCGAGACCCGCCGAGCTCTCGATCAACGCGCGCATCGCGGTCAACCTCGGCGCGCCGGTGCTGCTGACGGTCAGCGGCAAGGGCCGCACACCCAGCGAGATCGCCAGCGTCGTCCAGGTCTGCTTGGCCGAGCTGATCGCGCAGCACGCCCACACCGCGGCGGTGGTGGCCAACCGCTGCGAGCCGGCGGAGGTGGGGGCCATCCGGGAAAGGTTGGACGATGCGCTGCCCGCGTTCGCCCAGCGCAGCTACGTGCTGCCCGAGGAGCCGCTGCTGTCGGCGCCGACGGTGACCGAACTGGAGGAAGCCGTGAACGGGACGCCGGTCAGCGGCGAGGCGTCGCTTCGGGAACGCGAGGTCATGGGCGTGCTGGTCGCCGGGATGACCGCCGATCATGTGGTGGAACGGCTGAGCGACGGCGTGGCGGTCATTACCCCCGGTGACCGTTCGGACGTGGTGCTCGCCGTCGCCAGCGCCCATGCGGCCGAAGGATTTCCGTCACTGTCGTGCATCGTCCTCAACGGCGGATTCGAGCTGCATCCGTCCATCGCGGCCCTGGTTTCCGGACTGCGGCTGCGGCTGCCCATCGTCGCCACCACATTGGGCACCTACGACACCGCCCGGGCGGCCGCGGCCGCTCGCGGCCGGGTCACGGCGAGCTCGCAGCGCAAGATCGACACCGCGCTGGAGCTGATGGACCGCTACGTCGATATCACGGATCTGCTGGCACAGCTTGCCATTCCGATCCCCACCGTGACCACACCGCAGATGTTCACCTATCAGCTGCAGCTGCGGGCCCGCTCCGATCGCAAGCACATCGTCCTTCCCGAAGGCCACGACGACCGCATCCTCCGGTCCGCCGGCCGCCTGCTGCAACGCGGCGTCGCCGACCTCACCATCCTGGGCGACGAAGCCCGAATCCGCCTGCGTTCTGCGGAACTCGGTGTGAGCCTAGACGATGCGAAGGTAATCGACCCGCACACCAGCGAGCTGCGCCACCAGTTCGCCGATCAGTACGCGCAGTTGCGCAAGGCCAAGGGCGTCACCGCCGAACACGCCCGCGAGGTCATGCGTGACGCAACGTATTTCGGCACCATGCAGGTGTATAACGGCATGGTCGACGGCATGGTATCCGGCGCCGCCCACACCACCGCGCACACGGTTCGCCCGGCGTTCGAGATCATCAAGACCGCTCCCGACGTCTCCACCGTTTCCAGCATTTTCTTCATGTGCCTGCCGGATCGGGTGCTGGTGTACGGCGATTGCGCGATCATCCCGAATCCGACGACGGAACAGCTCGCCGACATCGCGATCAGCTCCGCGCGCACCGCGGCACAGTTCGGTGTCGAGCCGCGCGTGGCCATGCTGTCCTACTCGACCGGTGACTCCGGTGCCGGGGCCGATGTCGACAAGGTCAGGGCGGCAACGGAATTGGTACGGCGACGAGCTCCGAAGTTGCTAGTCGAGGGCCCCATCCAGTACGACGCCGCGATAGAGCCCACGGTCGCGGCCACCAAACTGCGCGGCTCATCGGTGGCCGGTCGCGCCACGGTGCTGATCTTTCCCGACCTCAATACCGGCAACAACACCTACAAGGCGGTGCAGCGCAGCGCCGGGGCGATCGCCATCGGCCCGGTGCTGCAAGGGTTGCGCAAGCCGGTCAACGACCTGTCCCGGGGTGCGCTGATCGAGGACATCGTGAACACCGTTGCCATCACCGCGATCCAGGCGCAGGGCATCCGTGACTAA
- a CDS encoding DUF1800 domain-containing protein, protein MPGQSTRWITTARALRRAGFGVTGPEVDAAVTRDWPGYVDAMLGANPDADTGAIATPMPTLEPPRGPGKGAAPAARREFGRRLSEQQRVLSDWWLSRMVAVGRPVHEKLTLLWHNHFATSAQKVRVAAYMAAQNQKLRTLSLGDFRTLAYAMLTDAAMLRWLDGQTNTAKAANENLAREFMELFALGHGNGYSEDDVRAGARALTGWVIGANGQTSMMPKRHDFTAKTLFGLTRDFDAAGFCDAVLAQPKSAEYVAGRLWQHLASDDPPSPQALDRLVSAYGPGRDLRALTRAILIDGEFTGSRAAVVNTPIEWLVGVARALRVPLGEPAHLKLADATLRALGQRPFYPPSVGGWPRGQVWLSTASATARLRAATRLAHAGDLSGIEGSSPGDRIDAVGYLLGVGAWSDRSADALQPLVHRPPQLVAAAVNTPEYLTS, encoded by the coding sequence ATGCCAGGGCAGTCCACGCGGTGGATCACCACGGCCCGCGCGCTGCGCCGGGCCGGGTTCGGGGTGACCGGGCCCGAGGTCGACGCCGCCGTCACCCGGGACTGGCCGGGCTACGTCGACGCGATGCTGGGCGCGAACCCCGACGCCGACACGGGTGCGATCGCCACGCCGATGCCCACCCTGGAGCCGCCGCGCGGCCCGGGCAAGGGCGCGGCACCGGCTGCCCGCAGGGAGTTCGGCCGACGGCTGTCCGAGCAACAGCGTGTGCTGTCCGACTGGTGGCTGAGCCGCATGGTCGCCGTCGGCCGGCCGGTCCACGAAAAGTTAACGCTCTTGTGGCACAACCACTTTGCCACCTCTGCGCAGAAGGTCCGGGTGGCGGCGTACATGGCCGCGCAGAATCAAAAGCTGCGCACGCTGTCGCTGGGCGATTTTCGCACCCTGGCCTATGCGATGCTGACCGACGCGGCGATGTTGCGCTGGCTGGACGGGCAGACCAATACCGCCAAGGCCGCCAACGAAAACCTCGCCCGTGAATTCATGGAACTGTTCGCGCTGGGCCACGGCAACGGCTACAGCGAAGACGACGTGCGCGCCGGCGCCCGGGCGCTGACGGGATGGGTGATCGGCGCCAACGGCCAGACCTCGATGATGCCCAAACGCCACGACTTCACGGCCAAGACGCTCTTCGGGCTCACCCGCGACTTCGACGCCGCCGGATTCTGCGACGCCGTGCTGGCCCAGCCCAAGTCGGCGGAGTATGTCGCGGGACGCCTGTGGCAGCACTTGGCTTCCGACGACCCGCCGTCGCCGCAGGCGCTCGACCGGCTGGTCTCCGCGTACGGTCCGGGACGCGACCTGCGCGCGCTGACCCGGGCGATCCTCATCGACGGCGAGTTCACCGGCAGCCGGGCCGCCGTCGTCAACACCCCGATCGAATGGCTGGTCGGCGTGGCGCGGGCGCTGCGGGTGCCGCTCGGCGAACCCGCACACCTGAAGCTGGCCGACGCGACGTTGCGAGCGCTGGGGCAGCGGCCGTTCTACCCGCCGAGCGTCGGCGGCTGGCCGCGCGGCCAGGTGTGGCTGTCCACCGCCAGCGCCACGGCCCGGCTGCGCGCGGCGACGCGGCTAGCCCACGCCGGCGACCTGTCCGGCATCGAAGGCTCCTCCCCCGGCGACCGCATCGACGCGGTCGGCTACCTGCTCGGCGTCGGAGCCTGGTCGGACCGGAGCGCCGACGCGCTGCAGCCTCTGGTCCACAGGCCGCCGCAACTGGTCGCGGCCGCCGTCAACACGCCCGAATACCTGACGTCCTAA
- a CDS encoding DUF1501 domain-containing protein, translating into MPEINRRRFLIASAGVGAAGLLSGAVAVDWHDLMRAAGDRPLAEGAGVLVIVTLYGGNDGINTLIPYADNAYHDARPELAYAPGDVIRLDDRLGLNPAMKGLAQLWSRRQLAIVRGVGYPRPDHSHFRSMDIWQTASPDEPVSTGWIGRWLDATGDDPLRAVNIGPVLPPLAVGEKCTAAALSPTQVPAGQADRFDAIMGALGTDDPDDTPAMAAVRKAYRAARTANDTFGSVKPAAAGHNSLAAQLGMVAAAVQARVPTRVYTVQLGGFDTHADERGTQQRLLQTLDEAVTPFLQGMAGDPCGRNVVVMAYSEFGRRVRANASQGTDHGTAGTVFVAGMPVKGGFYGAEPSLTDLDHGDLKFTTDFRDVYYELLARTVGADPAPAVGSGRTGLGFL; encoded by the coding sequence ATGCCCGAAATCAACCGCCGCAGATTCCTCATCGCCAGCGCGGGCGTCGGGGCGGCCGGCCTGCTGTCTGGGGCGGTGGCGGTCGATTGGCACGACCTGATGCGCGCGGCCGGGGACCGGCCGCTGGCCGAGGGCGCCGGCGTGCTGGTGATCGTCACGCTCTACGGCGGCAACGACGGGATCAACACCCTGATTCCCTACGCCGACAACGCATATCACGATGCGCGGCCGGAATTGGCTTACGCCCCGGGCGACGTGATACGCCTCGACGACCGGCTTGGGCTCAACCCGGCGATGAAGGGTCTGGCCCAGCTATGGAGCCGGCGGCAGCTCGCCATCGTGCGCGGCGTAGGCTATCCGCGGCCCGACCACAGCCACTTCCGGTCCATGGACATCTGGCAGACGGCATCGCCGGACGAGCCAGTCTCGACCGGCTGGATCGGGCGCTGGCTCGACGCCACCGGCGACGACCCGTTGCGTGCGGTGAACATCGGGCCCGTGTTGCCCCCGCTGGCGGTCGGCGAAAAGTGCACGGCGGCGGCGCTTTCCCCGACCCAGGTGCCGGCCGGGCAGGCGGACCGGTTTGACGCGATCATGGGTGCCCTTGGCACCGATGACCCCGACGACACCCCGGCGATGGCCGCGGTGCGCAAGGCCTATCGCGCCGCGCGCACCGCCAACGACACTTTCGGGTCGGTTAAACCCGCTGCCGCGGGGCATAATTCGCTGGCCGCCCAGCTGGGCATGGTGGCCGCCGCCGTGCAGGCCCGCGTCCCGACGCGGGTGTACACGGTGCAGCTGGGCGGCTTCGACACCCATGCCGACGAGCGGGGGACCCAGCAACGCCTGCTGCAGACGCTCGACGAGGCCGTCACACCCTTCCTGCAGGGGATGGCCGGCGATCCCTGCGGCCGCAATGTCGTCGTGATGGCGTACTCGGAGTTCGGCCGCCGGGTGCGCGCCAACGCGTCCCAGGGCACCGATCACGGCACCGCCGGCACGGTCTTCGTCGCGGGCATGCCGGTCAAGGGCGGATTTTACGGCGCGGAACCCAGTCTTACCGACCTCGACCACGGAGACCTGAAATTCACCACCGACTTTCGCGATGTCTATTACGAGCTGCTGGCCCGCACCGTCGGGGCCGATCCCGCGCCGGCGGTCGGATCCGGCCGCACCGGCCTGGGCTTCCTATAA
- a CDS encoding acetate kinase: MLVINSGSSSLKFQLVEPHSGESRASGNVAQIGEGSSSVPDHEAALHRAFDMLADDGVDIQACGLAAVGHRVVHGGNEFYQPTLLDDTVIGKLEELSELAPLHNPPALKGIEVARKLLPDVPHIAVFDTAFFHDMPPAAATYAIDRGLAQRWQIRRYGFHGTSHRYVSERAAAFLGRPLGDLNQIVLHLGNGSSASAIAGARPIDTSMGLTPLEGLVMGTRSGDIDPSIVAYLWHTAKMGIDEIESMLNERSGVLGLAGERDFRRLRAMIESGDSAAQLAYSVFIHRLRKYIGAYLAVLGHTDVISFTAGIGENDPAVRRDAVAGLGEMGIALDERRNLSGERGIRRISRDDSRIAVLVVPTNEELAIAHDCLSVLDRL, from the coding sequence GTGCTGGTGATCAATTCCGGGTCGTCGTCCCTGAAATTCCAACTGGTCGAGCCCCACTCGGGCGAGTCACGGGCGAGCGGCAACGTCGCGCAAATCGGAGAAGGCTCCTCATCGGTCCCCGACCACGAAGCGGCGCTGCATCGCGCGTTCGACATGTTGGCCGACGACGGCGTGGACATCCAGGCCTGCGGACTGGCGGCGGTCGGCCATCGAGTTGTCCACGGCGGCAACGAGTTTTACCAACCAACGCTGTTGGACGACACTGTCATCGGCAAGCTTGAGGAGCTGTCCGAGCTGGCCCCGTTGCATAATCCGCCCGCGCTCAAGGGAATTGAGGTGGCGCGCAAGCTTCTTCCCGACGTTCCACACATAGCGGTGTTCGACACGGCGTTCTTCCACGACATGCCGCCGGCGGCGGCGACCTACGCTATCGACCGCGGGTTGGCGCAGCGGTGGCAGATCCGCCGTTACGGGTTCCACGGCACGTCGCACCGGTACGTCAGCGAGCGGGCCGCCGCCTTCCTGGGCCGACCGCTCGGCGACCTGAATCAGATTGTGCTGCACCTGGGTAACGGTTCCTCGGCCTCGGCGATCGCCGGCGCCCGGCCGATCGACACGTCGATGGGCCTGACCCCGCTGGAGGGCCTGGTGATGGGCACCCGCAGCGGCGACATCGACCCCAGCATCGTCGCCTACCTGTGGCACACGGCGAAGATGGGTATCGACGAGATCGAGTCCATGCTCAACGAGCGGTCCGGGGTGTTGGGCCTGGCCGGCGAACGCGACTTCCGGCGGCTGCGGGCGATGATCGAATCCGGCGACAGCGCAGCACAATTGGCCTATAGCGTGTTCATTCACCGGTTACGCAAATACATCGGTGCCTACCTGGCGGTGTTGGGACACACCGACGTGATCAGCTTCACCGCCGGGATCGGTGAGAACGATCCGGCCGTGCGCCGCGACGCGGTGGCCGGCCTGGGGGAGATGGGCATCGCGCTCGACGAGCGGCGCAACCTCAGCGGGGAGAGGGGCATACGACGCATTTCCAGGGACGACTCTCGGATCGCCGTGCTGGTGGTCCCGACCAACGAAGAACTGGCCATCGCCCACGACTGCTTGAGCGTGCTGGATAGGTTATAG